One window of Mediterraneibacter butyricigenes genomic DNA carries:
- the atpG gene encoding ATP synthase F1 subunit gamma: protein MAADMKSIKLRIKSVQGTMQITKAMELVASSKLRKAKERADNCKPYFEVLHSTLQDIAGGYVGFSSIYVKKPVNETCCYVVVAGDRGMAGGYNANLFKCLEADRAGKDIVVLPIGKKAVEYCQHKGIEMLTEEFAVVADISVADCFAIAKILCEEFKAGRFGHVELCYTKFLSMLSQQPESFPILPLSDLQKEGTDGEQKKLELTLYDPNPEEVFEVVVPEYLAGLIYSGVCESVASELAARRTAMDAATKNAGEMIEQLNLFYNRARQAGITQEITEIVAGAEGV, encoded by the coding sequence ATGGCTGCAGATATGAAAAGCATCAAACTGCGCATCAAAAGTGTGCAGGGCACCATGCAGATTACAAAAGCAATGGAACTTGTAGCATCCTCCAAGCTGCGTAAAGCCAAAGAACGTGCAGACAACTGTAAGCCTTATTTTGAAGTGCTTCATTCCACCCTGCAGGATATTGCAGGCGGATATGTCGGCTTTTCCTCGATTTACGTTAAGAAGCCGGTAAATGAAACGTGTTGTTATGTAGTAGTAGCCGGAGACCGCGGAATGGCGGGCGGATACAATGCAAATCTCTTCAAGTGCCTGGAGGCAGACCGCGCAGGAAAAGACATCGTGGTATTGCCGATCGGAAAAAAGGCAGTGGAATACTGCCAGCACAAGGGCATTGAAATGCTGACCGAAGAGTTTGCGGTTGTGGCGGATATCTCAGTGGCGGACTGTTTTGCCATCGCAAAGATTCTTTGCGAGGAATTTAAAGCGGGAAGATTTGGACACGTGGAACTGTGTTACACCAAATTCCTTTCCATGCTTTCTCAACAGCCGGAATCTTTCCCGATCCTGCCGCTTTCTGATCTTCAGAAAGAAGGAACAGACGGGGAACAGAAAAAACTGGAACTGACGTTATATGATCCGAATCCGGAAGAGGTGTTTGAGGTCGTGGTACCTGAATATCTGGCAGGGCTGATTTACTCAGGCGTGTGCGAAAGTGTGGCCAGTGAGCTGGCAGCAAGACGTACCGCGATGGATGCGGCTACCAAGAATGCAGGAGAAATGATCGAACAGCTGAATCTGTTCTACAACAGAGCACGTCAGGCTGGTATTACACAGGAAATTACGGAGATTGTTGCAGGCGCGGAGGGCGTTTAG
- the atpA gene encoding F0F1 ATP synthase subunit alpha yields MQFKPEEISKVIRSQIKYYDNAIQQSETGTILTVGDGIARASGLTSCMAGELLEFEDGSFGMAQNLEENMVSIVLFGSDEHIGEGQTVKRTGKVVSVPVGNAMVGRVVNALGQPIDGAGPVEASEFRAIESPAPGICERQPVTEPLQTGIKAIDSMIPIGRGQRELIIGDRQTGKTQIAIDTILNQKGGDVICIYVAIGQKRSTVASLVEKLQKAGAMDYTVVVAATASEASPLQYIAPYTGCAIGEYFMAQGKHALVIYDDLSKHAVAYRALSLLIRRPPGREAYPGDVFYLHSRLLERAAKMDDAHGGGSLTALPIIETQAGDVSAYIPTNVISITDGQIYLETELFHSGIMPAVNPGISVSRVGGNAQVKAMKQVSGNLKLLYSQYRELQGFAQFGSDLDADTKARLAQGERIVEVLKQNQSSPIVVEKQVAIIYAVTNDMLTSVAPADIKEYEAGLFRYLDTDAAGVDVMQTIRTTGKLEKETEEKLIAVLNAYTEQFSEMKTEK; encoded by the coding sequence ATGCAATTTAAACCAGAAGAAATATCCAAAGTCATCCGAAGCCAGATAAAATACTATGACAATGCGATCCAGCAGAGCGAAACAGGTACGATCCTGACCGTTGGAGACGGAATTGCCCGTGCCAGCGGACTGACATCCTGTATGGCAGGTGAGTTGCTGGAATTTGAGGACGGAAGCTTCGGAATGGCACAGAATTTGGAAGAAAATATGGTATCGATTGTACTGTTTGGTTCCGACGAGCACATTGGGGAGGGTCAGACAGTCAAACGTACCGGGAAAGTTGTATCCGTACCGGTAGGAAATGCGATGGTTGGACGTGTAGTTAATGCACTGGGACAGCCAATCGACGGAGCCGGTCCGGTGGAAGCAAGTGAGTTCCGTGCGATTGAAAGCCCGGCACCGGGAATCTGTGAAAGACAGCCGGTTACAGAACCATTACAGACAGGTATCAAAGCGATCGACTCCATGATCCCGATCGGTCGTGGACAGCGTGAGTTGATCATCGGAGACCGTCAGACAGGTAAGACCCAGATTGCGATCGATACGATCCTGAATCAGAAGGGCGGCGACGTAATCTGTATCTACGTGGCAATCGGTCAGAAACGTTCTACCGTTGCTTCTCTGGTAGAAAAATTACAGAAAGCAGGTGCAATGGACTATACAGTGGTTGTTGCGGCAACTGCTTCAGAAGCTTCTCCGCTTCAGTATATCGCACCGTATACCGGATGTGCGATCGGAGAATATTTTATGGCACAGGGCAAACACGCACTGGTGATTTATGATGATCTGAGTAAGCATGCGGTGGCATACCGTGCACTTTCTCTGCTGATCCGTCGTCCGCCGGGACGTGAGGCTTATCCGGGAGATGTATTCTATCTGCATTCCAGACTTCTGGAGCGTGCAGCAAAGATGGACGACGCACACGGCGGCGGTTCTCTGACAGCACTCCCGATCATTGAGACACAGGCAGGTGACGTATCTGCATACATTCCGACCAACGTTATTTCCATTACAGACGGACAGATTTATCTGGAAACAGAGTTGTTCCACTCCGGTATTATGCCGGCTGTAAACCCGGGTATTTCCGTATCCCGAGTAGGTGGTAATGCACAGGTGAAGGCGATGAAGCAGGTATCCGGTAACCTGAAACTGCTCTACTCCCAGTACAGAGAGCTGCAGGGATTTGCACAGTTCGGATCCGATCTGGATGCAGATACCAAGGCGCGTCTGGCACAGGGCGAACGTATCGTGGAGGTTCTGAAACAGAATCAGAGTTCCCCGATCGTGGTGGAAAAACAGGTTGCGATCATTTACGCAGTTACCAACGATATGCTGACAAGTGTCGCACCGGCAGATATCAAAGAATATGAAGCAGGACTGTTCCGTTATCTGGATACAGATGCCGCAGGCGTTGACGTGATGCAGACCATCCGTACCACCGGTAAGCTGGAAAAAGAGACGGAAGAGAAACTGATCGCAGTCCTGAATGCCTATACCGAACAATTTTCGGAGATGAAGACGGAGAAATAA
- a CDS encoding ethanolamine utilization protein EutH yields the protein MISQIIVYIMVIFMVLGAVDRMFGSKFGLGQEFEEGFNAMGALTLGMAGIMVTVDLIGAALTPTVGALFSAIGADPCMAGSLILSIDTGGYALAHAIQPNNADIANYSAIILASMMGPTIAFGIPVCLGIMEPEDKRFLAVGTMSGIVCIPFACIVGGLIAGFDPGMVVINMVPVLIFAVLIALGLKFIPAGMIKGFNIFAKFMVAYLSFFLGLAIVQELTPIRLIELRPLSEVWGVIGSIAMMLAGAYPLVKVLTKVLSKPLGKLGSMIGINDVAVAGLIACCANSIPAYSMLKDMDNKGKIINIAFACCAAFALGDHLGFCAGVEPDLIAAMVAAKLVGGVLCVISAIFFTNLDKKQLEDTPEAA from the coding sequence ATGATAAGCCAGATAATTGTATATATTATGGTAATCTTTATGGTACTGGGTGCTGTGGACCGTATGTTTGGAAGTAAATTCGGTCTTGGTCAGGAGTTTGAGGAAGGATTCAACGCCATGGGAGCTCTGACTCTTGGAATGGCAGGTATTATGGTAACGGTAGACCTGATCGGCGCAGCTCTTACCCCGACCGTAGGAGCACTGTTTTCAGCAATCGGAGCTGATCCGTGTATGGCAGGATCCCTGATCCTTTCCATTGACACAGGTGGATATGCTCTGGCACATGCGATTCAGCCAAACAATGCAGATATCGCAAACTATTCCGCAATCATCCTGGCATCTATGATGGGACCGACCATTGCGTTTGGTATCCCGGTATGTCTTGGAATTATGGAACCGGAAGACAAGAGATTCCTTGCAGTAGGAACGATGTCCGGTATCGTTTGTATCCCGTTTGCATGTATCGTCGGCGGTCTGATCGCAGGATTTGATCCGGGTATGGTTGTGATCAACATGGTACCGGTACTGATCTTTGCTGTTCTGATTGCTCTGGGACTGAAATTTATCCCGGCAGGCATGATCAAAGGGTTTAACATTTTCGCAAAATTCATGGTCGCATACTTAAGCTTCTTCTTAGGTCTTGCAATCGTTCAGGAACTGACACCGATCCGCTTGATCGAACTGCGTCCTCTGTCCGAGGTTTGGGGCGTAATCGGATCCATCGCTATGATGCTGGCAGGAGCTTATCCGCTGGTAAAAGTTCTGACAAAAGTCTTAAGCAAGCCTCTTGGCAAGCTTGGCTCCATGATCGGAATCAACGACGTAGCAGTTGCCGGACTGATCGCATGCTGTGCAAACTCTATCCCGGCATATAGTATGCTGAAAGACATGGACAACAAAGGTAAGATTATCAATATCGCATTTGCATGCTGTGCAGCATTCGCACTTGGCGATCACTTGGGATTCTGTGCAGGTGTAGAACCGGATCTGATCGCAGCCATGGTAGCAGCAAAACTTGTTGGTGGTGTTCTCTGTGTAATTTCCGCAATCTTCTTTACAAATCTGGACAAGAAACAGCTGGAGGATACACCGGAAGCAGCATAA
- a CDS encoding F0F1 ATP synthase subunit A, with the protein MSIDINGPKVFFTIPLNIPILGDLQISETMMVSWIVMIIITGLCIWLTHDLKVENISKRQAAAEMIVETLNNFVVGNMGEKFRYMIPFVGALFGTSIVSNLISLTGLRSPTADLSTEAAWAVVVFIMITHQKLKTNGLGGYLKGFTEPIFVMTPFNILGEISTPVSMACRHFGNIFSGIVINGLIYGALAVLSTAVLGLIPGTVGHLLSQIPIFDVGIPAITGFYFDWFTSCMQAFIFSMLTIMYIAQEAGED; encoded by the coding sequence ATGAGTATAGACATTAATGGACCAAAAGTCTTTTTTACGATCCCACTGAACATTCCGATATTGGGGGACCTGCAGATCAGTGAGACGATGATGGTGAGCTGGATTGTTATGATTATTATTACAGGGCTCTGTATCTGGCTGACCCATGACCTGAAAGTGGAAAATATTTCCAAACGTCAGGCGGCGGCAGAGATGATCGTGGAGACACTGAACAACTTTGTAGTCGGCAATATGGGCGAGAAGTTCCGTTATATGATCCCCTTCGTGGGAGCGTTGTTCGGAACCAGTATTGTCTCGAACCTGATCAGTTTAACCGGGCTTCGAAGCCCGACGGCCGATTTGTCTACAGAAGCAGCCTGGGCGGTTGTGGTATTTATCATGATCACGCACCAGAAACTGAAGACAAACGGACTTGGTGGATACCTGAAAGGATTCACAGAACCGATTTTCGTTATGACGCCGTTCAATATTCTGGGTGAAATCTCGACACCTGTCAGTATGGCGTGCCGACATTTCGGAAACATTTTCTCGGGCATTGTTATCAATGGCCTGATCTACGGAGCACTGGCTGTATTAAGTACGGCAGTCCTGGGTCTGATCCCGGGCACGGTGGGACATCTGTTATCACAGATTCCGATCTTCGACGTAGGTATTCCGGCAATTACCGGATTCTATTTTGACTGGTTCACATCGTGCATGCAGGCATTTATCTTCAGTATGCTGACGATTATGTACATTGCACAGGAAGCCGGAGAGGATTAG
- a CDS encoding xylulokinase — protein sequence MSQLIAGIDLGTTALKIAIFDTTGKMLGNATLEYTLYTPQSYFVESDPAVYMDAIEKGFKILGEEKGIPLKDVVAIGFSLQSETMFFVDENCKPLRNSISWMDNRAVKQSEYLTEKYGDELCYKHTGQVSWGANWPVAKALWVKENEPEVFAKTKKILLIEDFIIYQLTGRYVSDCSMLCSTLYWDITTKKYWQPMLDELGMTEDNFPEILEPGEVAGTILPEMAEKLGLSKDVQVCTGAMDNAIGAVGVGAVRSGMFSESIGSTLAVCVPTDKIVYDPNQQMPVHYYPIKDTYMMHTFTSGGICLRWYRDNFCQMEMTCAEMTGDDSYDLMTKQALQTPPGADGLSFLPHLSGSLAPDVNPHATGIFFGITMVHNKGHFIRAIMESLGYLVRRNMDALSAMGIEVDEVRAFGGGSKSPVWNQIKADILQKTICVTSSKEAACLGAAILAGKAVGIFDSVEAAAESMVDVIARYEPNPDNKEIYDKGYEVYKKMQEDCKDLFEMVAK from the coding sequence ATGAGTCAGTTAATTGCTGGTATTGATCTTGGAACCACTGCTCTGAAAATTGCAATCTTTGATACAACAGGAAAAATGTTGGGAAATGCAACATTAGAATATACCTTATATACCCCGCAGAGTTATTTTGTAGAGTCTGACCCGGCGGTGTATATGGATGCCATTGAAAAGGGATTCAAGATTCTCGGTGAAGAAAAAGGAATCCCGTTGAAAGACGTTGTGGCAATCGGATTCTCTCTCCAGTCAGAGACCATGTTCTTTGTGGATGAGAACTGCAAGCCGCTTCGTAATTCCATCAGTTGGATGGACAACCGTGCCGTAAAACAGTCCGAATATCTGACGGAAAAATACGGGGACGAACTCTGCTATAAACACACAGGACAGGTAAGCTGGGGCGCAAACTGGCCTGTAGCCAAAGCACTCTGGGTCAAAGAAAATGAGCCGGAAGTCTTTGCAAAGACGAAAAAGATCCTGCTGATCGAAGACTTTATCATCTATCAGCTGACCGGACGTTATGTATCTGACTGTTCCATGCTCTGTTCAACGCTGTATTGGGATATTACGACAAAGAAATACTGGCAGCCGATGCTGGATGAGTTGGGAATGACGGAAGATAACTTCCCGGAGATCCTGGAACCAGGTGAAGTTGCCGGAACCATTTTACCGGAAATGGCAGAAAAACTGGGACTGAGCAAAGATGTTCAGGTTTGTACCGGAGCTATGGATAATGCCATCGGAGCTGTTGGTGTCGGAGCAGTTCGTTCGGGAATGTTCTCTGAGAGTATCGGATCTACCCTGGCAGTTTGTGTACCGACCGATAAGATTGTATATGATCCGAATCAGCAGATGCCGGTTCACTATTATCCAATCAAGGATACTTATATGATGCATACTTTCACATCAGGTGGAATCTGCCTGAGATGGTATCGTGATAACTTCTGCCAGATGGAAATGACCTGCGCAGAGATGACGGGAGACGACAGCTACGACCTGATGACAAAACAGGCACTCCAGACTCCTCCGGGAGCAGATGGATTGAGTTTCCTGCCACATTTGAGCGGATCTTTGGCACCGGATGTAAATCCGCATGCAACCGGAATCTTCTTCGGAATTACTATGGTACACAATAAAGGACACTTTATCCGTGCTATCATGGAATCCTTGGGATATCTGGTAAGAAGAAATATGGATGCTCTGTCAGCCATGGGAATCGAAGTGGATGAAGTCCGTGCTTTCGGTGGCGGATCCAAGAGTCCGGTATGGAATCAAATCAAAGCAGATATCCTGCAGAAAACGATTTGTGTGACCAGCAGTAAAGAGGCAGCTTGTCTTGGAGCAGCAATTCTGGCAGGAAAGGCAGTGGGAATCTTTGACAGTGTGGAAGCGGCGGCAGAAAGCATGGTCGATGTGATCGCAAGATACGAGCCGAATCCGGACAATAAAGAGATCTACGACAAAGGCTATGAAGTCTACAAGAAGATGCAGGAAGACTGCAAAGACCTGTTTGAGATGGTTGCCAAGTAA
- the atpH gene encoding ATP synthase F1 subunit delta, whose product MTHTAKIYGSGLYDLAMEDGLVDVLMEQLQGVRSLFRENPDYVKLLSEPSIPKADRIKLIDDAFGAQCERYLINFLKLLCEHGLVQEFAGCCEEYTQRYNADHNITEATVYSAVDLTDAQAEILKAKLEAMSKKTVILTQKKDASVVAGLRVEIEGKQLDGTVKGRMSGLSRKLEEMTI is encoded by the coding sequence ATGACACATACAGCTAAAATATATGGAAGTGGACTGTATGATTTAGCAATGGAAGACGGACTTGTTGATGTGTTGATGGAACAGCTTCAGGGAGTTCGGTCACTATTCCGGGAGAATCCGGATTATGTGAAGCTTTTAAGTGAGCCTTCCATACCGAAGGCAGATAGGATCAAACTGATCGATGACGCATTCGGTGCTCAGTGCGAGCGCTATCTGATCAATTTTTTGAAATTGTTGTGTGAGCACGGACTTGTGCAGGAATTCGCAGGATGCTGTGAAGAGTATACGCAACGTTACAACGCAGACCACAATATTACAGAGGCAACCGTTTACAGTGCGGTGGATCTGACGGATGCACAGGCAGAAATCTTGAAAGCAAAGTTAGAAGCCATGAGCAAAAAAACGGTGATCCTGACACAGAAGAAGGATGCATCTGTGGTAGCGGGACTTCGCGTAGAAATCGAAGGAAAGCAGTTAGACGGTACCGTGAAGGGACGTATGAGCGGTCTTTCCAGGAAACTTGAAGAAATGACAATATAA
- the atpE gene encoding ATP synthase F0 subunit C codes for MDFTVLAKGIALMGCAIGAGLALIAGIGPGIGEGNAVAKALEAIGRQPECKGDVTSTMLLGVALAETTGIYGFVTGLLLIFVAPGMFMNFLG; via the coding sequence ATGGATTTTACAGTACTTGCTAAAGGTATTGCGTTAATGGGTTGTGCGATTGGTGCCGGACTTGCACTGATCGCAGGTATCGGACCTGGTATTGGAGAAGGTAATGCGGTTGCAAAGGCTCTGGAAGCTATCGGAAGACAGCCGGAGTGCAAAGGTGATGTAACTTCTACCATGCTTCTTGGTGTGGCTCTTGCAGAGACAACCGGTATCTACGGTTTCGTAACAGGTCTTCTTCTGATCTTCGTTGCACCTGGTATGTTCATGAACTTCCTTGGATAA
- a CDS encoding DUF5050 domain-containing protein: protein MKKNFSSSNRKYIALILGVVGAALLLSVLFKDKLDLTLIGKVTTNPTDTEENLEYGKTYHPSSERIVQRDGVVVKNFGTELKAEDLESGVIVDAGNMKDKSEKDILEFSEYVGYFYMYDGETVYRITVNDPEKVHTAIKSCIKYEPMGNYLYSLREKNGKQRLFRCSVTGTNEKMLFKEEIEDFWAYGGNLLLQLSDGQYRWYNVVSENSLEHTLPKFVQNISLDQDNIYYLSDENENDMRLYRRPCNSQEDTAFTFSSVSTYSAADGKIGLLLSSPDGSLMAAWCQADGTDECQFEGKTFPQDSQVDVSKDHLYVTEPDGTTWATELEKENWIKLFDEEKNE from the coding sequence ATGAAGAAAAACTTTTCGTCATCAAACAGAAAATACATAGCATTGATCCTTGGAGTAGTAGGGGCAGCATTGTTGCTGTCCGTACTCTTTAAGGATAAACTGGATCTGACTTTAATCGGGAAAGTAACCACAAATCCGACAGATACGGAGGAAAATCTGGAGTATGGAAAAACCTATCATCCGTCTTCGGAGAGGATCGTCCAGAGAGATGGGGTTGTGGTGAAAAATTTTGGAACTGAACTGAAGGCAGAAGATCTGGAATCGGGAGTAATCGTTGACGCGGGAAATATGAAGGATAAGAGTGAAAAAGACATCCTGGAATTTTCGGAATATGTGGGTTACTTCTATATGTATGATGGAGAAACAGTTTACCGGATTACCGTGAACGACCCAGAAAAGGTCCACACAGCGATTAAATCCTGTATTAAATATGAACCCATGGGAAATTACCTCTATTCTTTAAGAGAAAAGAACGGGAAACAACGTCTGTTTCGATGCAGCGTGACCGGAACGAATGAAAAAATGTTATTCAAAGAAGAAATAGAGGATTTCTGGGCATATGGAGGAAATCTGCTGCTTCAATTGTCAGACGGGCAGTATCGGTGGTATAACGTGGTATCAGAAAACAGTCTGGAACATACTTTGCCCAAGTTCGTCCAAAATATTAGTCTGGATCAGGATAATATCTATTACCTGAGCGATGAAAATGAGAACGATATGCGCTTATACCGACGACCCTGTAATTCACAAGAAGATACTGCTTTTACATTTTCATCAGTTTCGACATATAGTGCTGCCGATGGGAAAATTGGCCTTCTTCTGTCTTCCCCTGACGGAAGTCTCATGGCAGCATGGTGTCAGGCTGACGGAACGGATGAATGTCAGTTTGAAGGAAAAACATTTCCGCAGGACAGCCAGGTGGATGTGTCCAAAGACCATCTCTACGTGACGGAGCCGGATGGAACAACCTGGGCGACGGAATTAGAAAAAGAAAACTGGATCAAACTGTTCGATGAGGAGAAGAATGAGTAA
- the atpF gene encoding F0F1 ATP synthase subunit B: protein MQDLVTIVPWTFIAQICNLFIQLYLIKRFLLKPINAVLEKRKEMATAEIKEAEKAKEEARAIKEEYEQNMAEAKEKANTLIANAQKSASLQSEEMIQEANKQAAAIKAKAESDIAQEKKKAVNELKGEIGGMAMEIAGKVIEREISEKDHEKLIDEFISNVGEAS from the coding sequence ATGCAAGATTTAGTAACAATTGTACCATGGACTTTTATTGCACAGATCTGCAACCTTTTTATTCAATTGTATCTGATCAAACGTTTCCTGTTGAAACCGATCAATGCTGTGCTGGAAAAGAGAAAAGAGATGGCAACGGCTGAGATCAAAGAGGCGGAAAAAGCGAAGGAAGAGGCTCGCGCGATTAAAGAAGAGTATGAGCAGAATATGGCAGAAGCTAAAGAAAAAGCCAATACCCTGATCGCCAATGCACAGAAGAGTGCCTCTCTTCAGAGTGAAGAAATGATTCAGGAAGCAAATAAACAGGCTGCAGCGATCAAGGCGAAAGCTGAGAGCGATATTGCACAGGAAAAGAAAAAAGCGGTCAACGAACTCAAAGGCGAGATCGGCGGAATGGCAATGGAAATTGCAGGCAAGGTGATCGAGCGAGAGATCAGCGAAAAAGACCACGAGAAACTGATCGACGAATTTATTTCGAATGTAGGTGAAGCGTCATGA
- a CDS encoding NAD(P)/FAD-dependent oxidoreductase encodes MWDAIVIGAGISGCSVARELARYKLKVLVLEKGHDLCAGTTRGNSATVHAGYDPDPGSNKAIYNVRGSRMYEDLCKELDVPYMRNGMIVFATDEEQLKEVERLHNVGNQNGVRTEICDRKRILEIEPDMGEGVIGGLWIPDSGMVCPYNLVFAMAENAARNGVEFKTGCAATEVKRGDDCWIVSTPDGDEETRYVFNAAGTWADKFNNMVSKDTFKIIPREGQHLILDRDLIKYTKTTICQTPELLPTGGHTKGMGLMPSVDGTIILGCNADDVEDPDFSDNTKEGIDKIVNYFEEKWHFLPISKHVPKFPRDAVITAYGGSRAHPDRDDFILGEPEDAPNFINLAGIESPGVTAAPAIAIDMVKILVDREHPEVNTDYKPGRVIKKAFRTMTPDERRAAIAEDPDYAKIVCRCEQVTEAEIRDAIRRPVGARSIGAIKMRLRAGMGRCQGGFCSPRVLEILCEELGKTPLEITQSGGHSNILVGKACVENGGND; translated from the coding sequence ATGTGGGATGCAATTGTAATCGGCGCAGGTATCAGCGGATGTTCCGTAGCCAGAGAACTTGCCCGGTATAAATTGAAAGTACTGGTATTAGAAAAAGGTCATGACCTCTGTGCAGGTACGACACGCGGGAACTCCGCAACTGTTCACGCCGGATATGACCCGGATCCAGGTTCCAACAAAGCGATCTATAATGTAAGAGGAAGTCGGATGTACGAAGATCTGTGTAAAGAGCTGGACGTTCCTTATATGAGAAACGGAATGATCGTCTTTGCAACCGACGAAGAGCAGTTAAAAGAAGTAGAGCGACTTCATAATGTAGGAAATCAGAACGGCGTAAGAACCGAGATCTGTGACCGCAAGCGAATTCTGGAGATTGAGCCGGATATGGGCGAGGGCGTCATCGGCGGACTGTGGATTCCGGATTCCGGAATGGTATGTCCTTACAACCTGGTATTCGCGATGGCTGAAAATGCCGCAAGAAACGGTGTGGAATTCAAAACAGGCTGTGCTGCTACCGAAGTAAAGCGCGGCGACGACTGTTGGATTGTCTCCACTCCGGACGGCGACGAAGAGACTCGCTACGTATTTAATGCAGCCGGAACCTGGGCTGACAAATTCAACAATATGGTATCTAAAGATACCTTCAAGATCATTCCGCGTGAAGGACAACATTTGATCCTGGATCGCGACTTGATCAAATATACCAAGACAACGATCTGTCAGACTCCGGAATTACTTCCTACCGGTGGACACACCAAGGGAATGGGACTGATGCCTTCCGTAGACGGCACCATTATCTTAGGATGTAACGCAGACGACGTGGAAGATCCGGATTTTTCCGACAACACCAAAGAGGGAATCGACAAGATCGTCAACTACTTTGAAGAGAAATGGCACTTCCTCCCGATCAGCAAACACGTGCCGAAATTCCCAAGAGATGCTGTCATCACCGCTTACGGTGGAAGCCGCGCTCATCCGGACCGCGATGATTTCATTCTGGGCGAGCCGGAAGATGCTCCGAACTTCATCAACCTGGCAGGTATCGAATCTCCTGGTGTCACTGCTGCCCCGGCGATCGCCATTGATATGGTCAAGATCCTGGTAGACCGCGAACACCCGGAAGTCAACACCGACTACAAACCGGGCCGTGTGATCAAAAAAGCCTTCCGCACCATGACACCGGACGAACGAAGAGCTGCCATTGCTGAAGATCCGGATTACGCAAAGATCGTCTGCCGCTGTGAGCAGGTAACAGAAGCTGAAATCCGCGACGCCATCCGCAGACCGGTGGGCGCAAGAAGCATCGGTGCCATCAAGATGCGTCTCCGTGCCGGAATGGGCCGTTGTCAGGGTGGATTCTGCAGTCCGCGTGTTCTGGAAATCCTCTGCGAAGAACTTGGAAAAACTCCACTTGAGATTACACAGTCCGGTGGACACTCCAATATTCTGGTAGGAAAAGCTTGTGTAGAGAATGGAGGGAATGACTGA
- a CDS encoding AtpZ/AtpI family protein has translation MDKHNKNKMLMFSGFMKNITLVTQFGLSLLMPLLMCLGACWWLVTKVGLGAWVYIPGFIFGLGSSFMVAYRLYLSVLKKEEKEKKKRTSVSFNQHV, from the coding sequence TTGGACAAACATAACAAAAATAAAATGCTGATGTTCAGCGGTTTTATGAAAAATATTACACTAGTGACGCAATTTGGCCTGTCCTTGCTGATGCCGCTCCTGATGTGCTTAGGCGCATGCTGGTGGTTGGTGACAAAGGTTGGACTGGGAGCCTGGGTCTACATTCCGGGATTTATTTTCGGACTGGGCAGCTCCTTTATGGTGGCGTACCGTTTATATCTGAGTGTTTTGAAAAAAGAAGAAAAAGAAAAAAAGAAACGAACTTCGGTTTCGTTCAATCAACATGTATAG